Proteins encoded by one window of Sphingomonas ginkgonis:
- a CDS encoding PAS domain-containing protein produces MLAGVNRIFREALVAGSAEQLATRCLTVAEEVTGATLSFLDESATADQPRRLATSERMPRHPAVDGIGRSAALFGVDPLVAEAAESDRGIIRNELAQPPIDHFMGIPIREGGRTIGVLGLGNRSGGFGDGERASALALAPTILQALRGKRLEQAVRDSEERYRNLFETVPVGVGLVEVVRNAAGRVVDWTLLEINPAMRRSIELDPSEAAGRRIRDILSLPELGSSGQFFQQVLDSGESLHDQIHIRRTDRWLAVTATPAGGNRVNLILEDISVRKKAELLLRRSKERQALLLRLGDPLRQSNSADEVIAEGSRLLGEAVGASRVVFGEIDEAEGVARISPGWLASGAQEHPSVLRLDDFDVLQLEQLRRGHAISFDSVGSGRGRRADLVAFEAIGIRAGISVPLIVAGRFVMKLDVHQHQERSWTSDEIELTQIVAERIWSDVIRARAEERRAASERRLQTLVEGVPQLVWRAKDLGNWTWASPQWTEYTGQPEADSHGSGWLDPVCPEDREHVQAIWAEAGRLGVFQAEYRILHQAEKRYRWFQTRATPVRDEQGRIVEWLGTSTDVDDLRRLQERQQVLLGELQHRVRNILAVVRSVYDRTVEADGGLDEIADSFRGRLDSLARTQVVVTQSATGEVELGQQIREELESVGADEGGQLSLGGPRLLLAPKIAESLGLAIHELLTNALKYGALKEASARLAVEWKVSPEPEGARRLDLSWSEDGLSQLQPEPRRRGFGSELITEALPYALDARTSLTFGRDSVRCSISVPLPPDELPLWKDFEP; encoded by the coding sequence GTGCTCGCCGGCGTCAACCGGATCTTCCGCGAGGCGCTGGTGGCCGGCTCGGCCGAGCAGCTGGCGACCCGTTGCCTGACCGTCGCCGAGGAGGTCACCGGCGCGACACTGAGCTTTCTCGACGAGTCGGCCACCGCGGACCAGCCGCGTCGGCTCGCCACCAGCGAGCGGATGCCGCGACACCCGGCGGTGGACGGGATCGGGCGCAGTGCGGCCCTGTTCGGCGTCGACCCGCTGGTCGCCGAGGCGGCTGAGTCGGACCGGGGCATCATCCGCAACGAGCTTGCACAGCCGCCGATCGACCATTTCATGGGGATCCCGATCCGCGAGGGCGGCCGCACGATCGGAGTGCTCGGCCTCGGCAATCGCAGCGGGGGTTTCGGCGACGGCGAGCGGGCCTCGGCGCTGGCGCTGGCGCCGACGATCCTCCAGGCGCTGCGCGGCAAGCGGCTGGAACAGGCGGTTCGCGACAGCGAGGAACGTTACCGCAACCTGTTCGAGACGGTCCCGGTCGGCGTCGGGCTGGTCGAGGTGGTCCGCAACGCGGCCGGGCGGGTGGTCGACTGGACCCTGCTGGAGATCAATCCCGCGATGCGGCGGAGCATCGAGCTCGATCCGTCGGAAGCCGCGGGGCGGCGGATCCGCGACATCCTGTCGCTTCCGGAACTCGGCAGCTCGGGCCAGTTCTTTCAGCAGGTGCTCGACAGCGGCGAGTCGCTGCACGACCAGATCCATATTCGCCGCACGGACCGCTGGCTGGCGGTCACCGCGACGCCCGCGGGCGGCAACCGCGTCAACCTCATCCTCGAGGACATCAGCGTCCGCAAGAAGGCCGAACTGCTGCTGCGTCGAAGCAAGGAGCGGCAGGCGCTCCTGCTGCGGCTCGGCGACCCGCTGCGCCAGAGCAACAGCGCGGACGAGGTCATCGCCGAAGGATCGCGGCTGCTCGGCGAGGCGGTGGGCGCTTCCCGGGTGGTGTTCGGCGAGATCGACGAGGCGGAAGGCGTGGCGCGGATCTCGCCCGGCTGGCTGGCGTCGGGCGCGCAGGAACATCCGTCGGTCCTCCGCCTCGACGATTTCGACGTGCTACAGCTGGAGCAGCTTCGCCGGGGCCATGCGATCAGCTTCGACTCGGTCGGGAGCGGGCGCGGACGACGCGCCGACCTCGTGGCGTTCGAGGCGATCGGGATCCGCGCCGGGATCAGCGTCCCGCTGATCGTCGCCGGGCGCTTCGTCATGAAGCTCGACGTTCACCAGCACCAGGAGCGGAGCTGGACGTCCGACGAGATCGAGCTGACCCAGATCGTCGCCGAGCGGATCTGGAGCGACGTGATCCGCGCCCGCGCGGAGGAACGCCGCGCGGCGAGCGAGCGTCGGCTGCAGACCCTGGTGGAGGGGGTTCCGCAGCTGGTGTGGCGGGCCAAGGACCTCGGCAACTGGACCTGGGCTAGCCCGCAGTGGACGGAATATACCGGGCAGCCCGAGGCCGATAGCCACGGGTCGGGCTGGCTCGACCCGGTATGCCCCGAGGATCGCGAGCACGTCCAAGCGATCTGGGCAGAGGCGGGACGGCTGGGCGTGTTCCAGGCCGAGTATCGCATCCTCCACCAGGCCGAGAAACGATATCGCTGGTTCCAGACCCGCGCCACGCCGGTGCGCGACGAGCAGGGGCGGATCGTCGAATGGCTCGGCACCTCGACCGACGTCGACGACCTCCGCCGGCTGCAGGAGCGCCAGCAGGTCCTGCTCGGCGAACTTCAGCACCGCGTTCGCAACATCCTGGCGGTGGTCCGCTCGGTCTACGACCGGACGGTGGAGGCGGACGGCGGCCTCGACGAGATTGCCGACAGCTTCCGCGGCCGGCTCGACAGCCTCGCTCGTACCCAGGTGGTGGTGACCCAGAGCGCCACCGGCGAGGTCGAGCTCGGCCAGCAGATCCGCGAGGAGCTGGAGAGCGTCGGCGCGGACGAGGGGGGACAGCTATCGCTCGGCGGCCCGCGGCTGCTGCTCGCCCCCAAGATTGCCGAATCGCTGGGACTGGCGATCCACGAGCTGCTCACCAACGCGCTAAAATATGGTGCATTGAAGGAAGCGTCGGCGCGGCTCGCGGTCGAGTGGAAGGTGAGCCCCGAGCCCGAGGGCGCGCGCCGGCTCGACCTGTCGTGGAGCGAGGACGGGCTGAGCCAGCTTCAGCCCGAGCCGCGCCGCCGCGGCTTCGGCAGCGAGCTCATCACCGAGGCGCTGCCCTATGCGCTCGACGCGCGCACCAGCCTGACCTTCGGCCGCGATTCAGTCCGCTGCTCCATCTCGGTGCCGCTGCCGCCCGATGAACTCCCGCTCTGGAAGGATTTCGAACCATGA
- a CDS encoding response regulator has protein sequence MIASLAGKKILIVEDEYFIASDLAWVLAREQAVVVGPVSDLARGLSLVAEGGVDAAVLDVNLEGAHSYAIADRLGEVSVPFMFLTGYDSWSLPESYRDVPRLSKPVPMQKVLNCVRQLLQD, from the coding sequence ATGATCGCCAGCCTTGCCGGCAAGAAGATCCTGATCGTCGAGGACGAGTATTTCATCGCCTCCGACCTCGCCTGGGTGCTGGCGCGGGAGCAGGCGGTAGTGGTCGGTCCGGTCAGCGACCTCGCCCGCGGCCTGTCGCTGGTGGCCGAGGGCGGGGTCGATGCCGCGGTGCTCGACGTGAACCTGGAGGGGGCGCATTCCTACGCGATCGCCGACCGGCTCGGGGAGGTGTCGGTACCCTTCATGTTCCTGACCGGCTACGACAGCTGGTCGCTGCCGGAGAGCTACCGCGACGTTCCCCGTCTGTCGAAGCCGGTGCCGATGCAGAAGGTGCTGAACTGCGTGCGCCAGCTCCTCCAGGACTAA
- the rplQ gene encoding 50S ribosomal protein L17, whose protein sequence is MRHKVAHRKLQRTTAHRTALLRNMAAALIKHEQITTTLAKAKELRPYTEKLITLAKRGGLSNRRLAHARLLDDTQLVKLFDVLAERYAGRDGGYTRVIKAGIRQSDAAPMAIIEFVDRDVSAKGQDSGPVLTEEDEALAA, encoded by the coding sequence ATGCGGCACAAGGTTGCCCATCGCAAGCTGCAGCGCACCACCGCACACCGTACCGCGCTCCTGCGCAACATGGCGGCGGCGCTGATCAAGCACGAGCAGATCACGACGACCCTCGCCAAGGCGAAGGAGCTCCGTCCCTACACCGAGAAGCTGATCACGCTCGCCAAGCGCGGCGGCCTCTCCAACCGCCGCCTGGCGCACGCCCGGCTGCTCGACGACACCCAGCTGGTCAAGCTGTTCGACGTGCTGGCCGAGCGCTACGCCGGTCGCGACGGCGGCTACACCCGCGTCATCAAGGCCGGCATCCGCCAGTCGGACGCGGCGCCGATGGCGATCATCGAGTTCGTCGACCGCGACGTGTCGGCCAAGGGCCAGGACTCCGGCCCGGTGCTGACCGAGGAGGACGAGGCGCTCGCCGCCTGA
- a CDS encoding prolyl oligopeptidase family serine peptidase: MRQSLLFAALLLTTAPVIAMAPPPTDAPPTPAPVSAPLPVPPYPQTRTVDVVEDHFGTKVADPYRWLENDVRGDAEVRSWVEAENGATNRFLAELPGREHLKQQMTALYDYERFGIPERKGSRYFYTRNDGLQNQSVLYVRDAVNGPARLLIDPNGWSKDGATALAEWQPSEDGSHLLYAIQDGGTDWRTLKVLDTASGQLLPDEIKWVKFSGLSWTKDGKAFVYSRFPEPAAGATFQSLNRDQQVYLHRLGTPQSADVKLYATPDRPELNHQAQVSKDGRWLVVTSSSGTDDRYEVVLLDMARPGARPRVIVPGFTDNFTYVGNRGTQFYFVTNKGAPKLKVVTMDVAAANPVSRDLIGQQEATLDSASLVGDALVASYLKDAKTEVRVHGLDGRLRRTIALPGIGSASGFDGDLGNSETFFAFTSFNRPTTIYRYDVGSGQATAWATPKLNFNPDAYTVEQKFYASKDGTKVPMFIVRKKGSTGPAPTLLYGYGGFNVPLPPSYSPTRLAWLEAGGTFALANIRGGGEYGKAWHDAGRLANKQNVFDDFIAAGEYLKANGYTGPNQLAIEGGSNGGLLIGAVVNQRPDLFAAAHPAVGVMDMLRFDRFTAGRYWVDDYGYPGKQADFPRLLGYSPYHNIKGGKPYPAVLVTTADTDDRVVPGHSFKYIARLQSTAGTGDKPHLIRIETRAGHGSGKPTSKIIEETSDVYAFLGYYTGLKL, encoded by the coding sequence ATGCGCCAGTCCCTGCTCTTCGCCGCCCTTCTCCTCACCACCGCTCCCGTCATCGCCATGGCCCCGCCCCCCACCGACGCTCCGCCCACGCCGGCCCCCGTCAGCGCTCCGCTGCCCGTGCCGCCCTATCCCCAGACCCGCACCGTCGACGTGGTCGAGGACCATTTCGGCACCAAGGTCGCCGATCCCTATCGCTGGCTCGAGAACGACGTGCGCGGGGACGCCGAGGTCCGCAGCTGGGTCGAGGCGGAGAATGGCGCGACCAACCGGTTCCTCGCCGAGCTGCCGGGCCGCGAGCATCTCAAGCAGCAGATGACTGCGCTCTACGACTATGAGCGGTTCGGCATCCCCGAGCGCAAGGGCAGCCGCTACTTCTACACCCGCAACGACGGGCTTCAGAACCAGTCCGTCCTCTACGTCCGCGACGCGGTGAACGGCCCGGCGCGGCTGCTGATCGATCCCAATGGCTGGTCCAAGGACGGCGCCACCGCGCTGGCCGAGTGGCAGCCGAGCGAGGACGGTTCGCACCTCCTCTACGCGATCCAGGACGGCGGGACCGACTGGCGGACGCTGAAGGTGCTCGACACGGCCAGCGGCCAGCTGCTGCCCGACGAGATCAAGTGGGTGAAGTTCTCCGGCCTGTCGTGGACCAAGGACGGCAAGGCGTTCGTCTACAGCCGCTTCCCCGAGCCCGCGGCCGGGGCGACCTTCCAGTCGCTCAACCGCGACCAGCAGGTCTACCTCCACCGGCTCGGCACGCCGCAGAGCGCCGACGTCAAGCTCTACGCGACGCCCGACCGGCCCGAGCTCAACCACCAGGCGCAGGTCAGCAAGGACGGGCGCTGGCTGGTGGTGACCTCGTCGAGCGGGACTGACGACCGCTACGAGGTCGTGCTGCTCGACATGGCCAGGCCCGGCGCCAGGCCGCGGGTGATCGTCCCCGGCTTCACCGACAATTTCACCTACGTCGGCAACCGCGGCACCCAGTTCTACTTCGTCACCAACAAGGGCGCGCCCAAGCTCAAGGTGGTGACGATGGACGTCGCCGCGGCGAACCCGGTCTCGCGCGACCTGATCGGCCAGCAGGAGGCGACGCTCGACAGTGCCAGCCTGGTCGGCGACGCGCTGGTCGCTTCCTACCTCAAGGACGCGAAGACCGAGGTCCGGGTCCACGGCCTCGACGGCCGGCTGCGGCGGACGATCGCATTGCCGGGGATCGGCTCGGCCAGCGGGTTCGACGGCGATCTCGGCAATTCCGAGACCTTCTTCGCCTTCACCAGCTTCAACCGTCCCACCACCATCTACCGCTACGACGTGGGCAGCGGGCAGGCGACCGCCTGGGCAACCCCCAAGCTCAACTTCAACCCCGACGCCTACACCGTCGAGCAGAAGTTCTACGCCTCCAAGGACGGCACCAAGGTGCCGATGTTCATCGTCCGCAAGAAGGGCTCGACCGGCCCCGCGCCGACGTTGCTCTACGGCTATGGCGGGTTCAACGTGCCGCTGCCGCCGAGCTACTCGCCGACCCGGCTCGCCTGGCTCGAGGCGGGCGGCACCTTCGCGCTCGCCAACATCCGCGGCGGCGGGGAATATGGCAAGGCGTGGCACGATGCCGGCCGGCTGGCCAACAAGCAGAACGTGTTCGACGACTTCATCGCCGCGGGCGAGTATCTCAAGGCCAACGGCTATACCGGCCCCAATCAACTCGCGATCGAGGGCGGCTCCAACGGCGGCCTGCTGATCGGCGCGGTGGTCAACCAGCGCCCCGACCTGTTCGCCGCCGCGCACCCGGCGGTGGGTGTGATGGACATGCTGCGCTTCGATCGCTTCACTGCCGGCCGCTACTGGGTCGACGATTATGGCTACCCCGGCAAGCAGGCCGACTTCCCGCGGCTGCTGGGCTATTCGCCCTATCACAACATCAAGGGCGGAAAGCCCTATCCGGCGGTGCTGGTGACGACCGCCGACACCGACGACCGGGTGGTCCCGGGGCACAGCTTCAAATATATCGCGCGGCTGCAGAGCACGGCGGGGACCGGCGACAAGCCGCACCTCATCCGAATCGAGACGCGCGCCGGGCACGGCTCGGGCAAGCCGACCTCGAAGATCATCGAGGAGACGAGCGACGTCTACGCTTTCCTCGGCTATTATACCGGGCTGAAGCTCTAG
- a CDS encoding glycoside hydrolase family 43 protein, which produces MRYSIDDREAGSAPARDHSAIMPGTTLETYCNPVLDADFPDPAVLLAEDGFYYAYATQTWRDGRWINIQVARSADLVRWEHLGDALPDKPAWGLATQDYWAPDVIFADGRYIMYYSAKPDACAETKDHCLAIAVADSPAGPFVDIGAPLLVGQGFEYIDPMAFDDPATGKKYLYWGSGFQPIKVQELSADRLSFAPGTRPVELIWPNPVKGAFPRLVEASWLIHRDGAYYLFYSGDNCCGPHAEYGVMVARSSSPTGPFETLEEARGVPYSLMLHKNDRWLAPGHNSMIADKAGDWWMVYHAIDVNRPRTRQEDEINSRRILLIDKVEWVEGWPMIGTPSDGPKPAPRT; this is translated from the coding sequence ATGCGCTATTCCATCGACGATCGCGAGGCGGGTTCGGCGCCGGCTCGCGACCATTCCGCGATCATGCCCGGCACCACGCTCGAAACCTATTGCAACCCGGTGCTCGACGCCGATTTTCCCGATCCCGCCGTCCTGCTCGCCGAAGACGGCTTCTATTACGCTTATGCAACCCAGACCTGGCGCGACGGGCGCTGGATCAACATCCAGGTCGCGCGATCGGCCGACCTCGTCCGGTGGGAGCATCTGGGCGACGCGCTTCCGGACAAGCCGGCCTGGGGGCTGGCCACGCAGGATTACTGGGCGCCGGACGTCATCTTCGCCGACGGCCGCTACATCATGTACTACTCGGCCAAGCCCGACGCCTGCGCCGAGACCAAGGACCATTGTTTGGCGATCGCGGTCGCGGACTCGCCCGCTGGCCCCTTCGTCGACATCGGCGCGCCGCTGCTGGTCGGGCAGGGGTTCGAATATATCGACCCGATGGCGTTCGACGACCCGGCGACGGGGAAGAAGTATCTCTACTGGGGCTCGGGCTTCCAGCCGATCAAGGTGCAGGAGCTGAGCGCGGACCGGCTGTCGTTCGCGCCCGGCACGCGCCCGGTCGAACTCATCTGGCCCAACCCGGTAAAGGGCGCCTTCCCGCGGCTGGTGGAGGCGAGCTGGCTGATCCACCGCGACGGCGCCTATTATCTCTTCTACTCGGGCGACAATTGCTGCGGCCCGCACGCCGAATATGGCGTGATGGTCGCCCGCTCGAGCTCGCCGACCGGCCCGTTCGAGACGCTCGAGGAGGCGAGGGGCGTGCCCTACAGCCTGATGCTCCACAAGAACGACCGCTGGCTCGCGCCCGGCCACAACTCGATGATCGCGGACAAGGCGGGCGACTGGTGGATGGTCTACCACGCGATCGACGTGAACCGGCCCCGGACCCGGCAGGAAGACGAGATCAACAGCCGCCGGATCCTGCTGATCGACAAGGTCGAATGGGTCGAGGGATGGCCGATGATCGGCACGCCGAGCGACGGACCGAAGCCCGCGCCGCGGACCTGA
- a CDS encoding beta-glucosidase, producing MAGGFDSFLQAGFECSSHRRQDGVRLDLIRATSHDRHADRDYRLCRELGFRTLRDGVRWHLVERSPGRYDWSSWMPVLEAAEANGLQVIWDLFHYGSPDFVDQAGPDFPKRFTDFAMAAVEVQQSVSDAPPIVCPLNEISFQSWAVEVGYFPRVGPDQKGWFKRQLVRTAVMAAGAIRRRWPRATLCWAEPLVHVAPPSHHRNDVRAAEQARLGQFQAYDWIIGADEPELGGDPSFVDVVGLNFYPHNQWYRDGPTIPMGHHEYRPLADMLVEVAERYGKPIFLSETGAEGSGKASWFHYVCSEVRDAMRRGARIEGICWYPITAYPGWDNSRHAEAGLLSTVTADGARHVDEGLLAEMKAQRILFDELRASRKPRARAAVAAR from the coding sequence ATGGCTGGTGGCTTCGACAGCTTTCTCCAGGCGGGCTTCGAATGCTCGTCGCACCGGCGTCAGGATGGCGTCCGGCTCGACCTCATTCGCGCGACCTCGCACGACCGGCACGCCGACCGGGACTACCGGCTGTGCCGCGAGCTGGGCTTCCGCACCCTGCGCGACGGCGTCCGCTGGCACCTCGTCGAGCGCTCCCCCGGCCGGTACGACTGGTCGAGCTGGATGCCCGTGCTGGAAGCCGCCGAGGCGAACGGGCTGCAGGTCATCTGGGACCTCTTCCACTATGGCTCGCCCGACTTCGTCGACCAGGCTGGCCCCGACTTCCCCAAGCGCTTCACCGACTTCGCCATGGCCGCCGTGGAGGTGCAGCAGTCGGTCAGCGACGCGCCGCCGATCGTCTGCCCGCTGAACGAGATCAGCTTCCAGTCCTGGGCGGTGGAGGTCGGCTATTTCCCCCGCGTCGGACCCGACCAGAAGGGCTGGTTCAAGCGGCAGCTGGTGCGCACCGCGGTGATGGCCGCCGGCGCCATCCGCCGCCGCTGGCCCCGCGCGACCCTGTGCTGGGCCGAGCCGCTGGTCCATGTCGCGCCGCCCAGCCACCATCGCAACGACGTCCGCGCCGCCGAGCAGGCGCGGCTCGGCCAGTTCCAGGCCTATGACTGGATCATCGGCGCCGACGAACCGGAGCTCGGCGGCGATCCGAGCTTCGTCGACGTCGTCGGGCTCAACTTCTACCCGCACAACCAATGGTACCGCGACGGGCCGACCATCCCGATGGGGCACCATGAATATCGGCCGCTCGCCGACATGCTGGTCGAGGTCGCCGAGCGCTACGGCAAGCCGATCTTCCTGTCGGAGACAGGGGCCGAGGGCTCGGGCAAGGCGAGCTGGTTCCACTATGTCTGCAGCGAGGTGCGCGACGCGATGCGCCGCGGCGCGCGGATCGAGGGCATCTGCTGGTACCCGATCACCGCCTATCCCGGCTGGGACAACAGCCGGCATGCCGAGGCCGGCCTCCTCTCCACCGTCACCGCCGACGGCGCCCGCCACGTCGACGAGGGACTGCTCGCGGAAATGAAGGCGCAGCGGATCCTGTTCGACGAGCTGCGCGCCAGCCGCAAGCCGCGCGCGCGGGCGGCGGTCGCCGCCCGCTAG
- a CDS encoding hemerythrin domain-containing protein — MPRTATLKNQHDAAEALVVRIKDACRTPPSDAQAFQISLMLAKLTGLLRIHFAQEDEILYPFMEAASDETAARTARAFREEMGGLSATYAAFAERWRNSREMTADFPAFRRECDAVFAALAERIARENRMLYPLADALSADLPHAV; from the coding sequence ATGCCCCGCACCGCCACCCTCAAGAACCAGCACGACGCCGCCGAAGCCCTGGTCGTCAGGATCAAGGACGCCTGCCGAACACCGCCGAGCGACGCGCAGGCGTTCCAGATCTCGCTGATGCTCGCCAAGCTGACCGGCCTCCTGCGCATCCACTTCGCGCAGGAGGACGAGATCCTCTATCCATTCATGGAAGCGGCCAGCGACGAAACCGCCGCCCGCACCGCCCGCGCCTTCCGCGAGGAGATGGGGGGCCTCAGCGCCACCTACGCCGCTTTCGCCGAACGCTGGCGCAACTCGCGCGAGATGACCGCCGACTTCCCGGCCTTCCGGCGCGAATGCGACGCGGTCTTCGCGGCGCTGGCCGAGCGGATCGCCCGCGAGAACCGGATGCTCTACCCGCTGGCGGACGCGCTTTCGGCGGACCTGCCGCACGCGGTCTGA